A window from Gossypium raimondii isolate GPD5lz chromosome 7, ASM2569854v1, whole genome shotgun sequence encodes these proteins:
- the LOC105804737 gene encoding chromatin modification-related protein EAF1 B isoform X1: MHGCSLGSALLLNAEVDSMGGVVDSGVDIGVKTSLRRAAIEKAQAELRQEYVVREERRRELEFLEKGGNPLDFKFGNAASVSVQSTSLTNQQAEHLVTSDAKGSFAPTASPHGDSVESSGRPGIPAVCEPSSADSLLLFSGENELPEGERKSMNSRKWNTVFPSEQSSRMDGAQNTKESEDSAIFRPYARRNRSKINRDGARSSPKDIVQGRGGHGPCLPAHVASKDVKALTSETNKQKGKNIHCVDATKLTTSDGDLASKMITSDNQFNMAFDGGQATEETTDQSKGDISESKVDVTFSKSLIDDLHKETAQVEADKSPVNLVPAESDLVAGKEQGVSTGLEESPATGTTKAENGTGYNQLNGFGDAKRDEEKPIEGQNSSVAIGMKGLDSVSSCTQNSLRLDVNNDKDVYINPKNVDSNGKLVEQTSEKEESLNLAVGEMARQNSEIKAVDNVAVVLDTYRSVIQNDSLNDSTVKVVEETRSELQNEVSCLSNDEAQRSSHAVSEAEREVSTVPGDNSNSYKENFSSSLPQGKMDNSICEIPDTTLLGITSIAIPDTQASLDNHVKVVDKAHEDSIMEEAGIIEAKRKRIAELSVASLSMENCQKSHWDFVLEEMAWLANDFAQERLWKMTAAAQICRRVTFTLRLQLEEKNQYWKLRKAALILANAVMDFWHSAQLLLNSRDASLGPKNCGYDLVGSQADEVLKNNNAELDMVMEKDTNKEQQQHPGNDNELAIQAYALRFLKYSSSSVPSRQADTAATSDRIFDSSIMDSSWDEHLTEESLFYAVPSGAMETYRRSIEFYLVQTEVNKIESNVQEVVETSVYDAGAEFPYGNFVYDEDEGETSMYYLPGAFQGSKSSKLNQKKRTMKIMKSYPPARSYEMGSDLPYGNCAQQSTLMGKRPASGLNVGPIPTKRVRTGPRQRVLSLFSCAAAAGGLQAPTKTDASSGDNNSFQDDQSTLNGGFQIEKSTEVESVGNFESQLQNDRAEPPTKAKKKKKTKNLGSAYDEGWQLESTHNELGNYSKKRPESSHFDSNGTSGLFGQHNAKKLKIMKQQLDNTFDITSNGSIPSPVGSQMSNMSNSSKIIRLMHVSDKSRKAKTPKMSAAQPGSSTPWSLLEDQALVVLVHDMGPNWDLVSDAINSTLQLKCIFLKPKECKERYKILMDRSGDGADSADDLMSSQSYPSTLPGIPKGSARQLFQRLQGPVEEETLKSHFEKIILVGKKQHYRRCQHDNQDLKQIVPVHNSHVKSLSEVCPNNLNGGVLTPLDFCDAPASSKDVLPLGYQASSLAISNQGAVGPRLPASGANSSLQGSSNAVLGSNLSSPSATLDASVRDGRFGVPRTSLPADEQHRVQQHNPVLSGRNVQQSKLTLPGAISGSDRGVLMLAGGNGVGMMCGINRNMPMSRPGFQGMVSSTMLNSGSMLSSNLVGMPSPGNMHSGPGSGQGNSTLRPRDTIHMMQPGHSPENQRQMVVPELQLHVQENSQGIAAFNGLTSAYPNQSTPSPVQSYPGHPQKSHGLNNSLQGSNGSQQQAYAMRLAKERQRQQQQQQQQQSHMHQQHQKFAVSNALKPHVRPQTQLPVSSLQSSSQIQSPASTQAVSLSPLTPSTPITPMSLHQQQKNHLVPRGLGRSSRPGASGLNNQIGQQQQRQLQQQQFQQSGRHHPQQRQQTQSQQQAKLLKGAGRGNMQVHQNLSVDPSPLNGLSMASSNQAAEKGEQMMHLMQGQGLYSGSVMSPVQPSKPPVSSQSMNHSQPQKKLLSGAVPPSTKYLQQMAAHSDNSSQVQVSTAPSGHTQSDVHQSVLPAAMGPNCQHLQLQSQSHKKQVNQSQPTVKRMIQQNQQVNSDPSSKSQAEPAQADQQPMSNASLMGTATTMAMPQAAIDSADNVSVVSPSVGPQWKPSESVCDLGLPNVATQVGSMGSPPHPNSARSDSLPSVSQVLGKRQLSGSLPSNGSTDGAQWPQQPQIQQSSTLPPSQQPYQQLQNQHSLLPQQQPLQQQSQQQTLHLQTVQGSLYHRPSNSKLE; this comes from the exons ATGCATGGATGCAGCTTGGGATCTGCATTGTTATTAAATGCTGAGGTTGATTCTATGGGAGGGGTTGTTGACAGCGGAGTTGACATTGGTGTCAAGACCTCCCTGCGTAGAGCAGCTATTGAGAAGGCTCAAGCAGAGCTTAG GCAGGAGTATGTTGTTCGTGAGGAAAGGAGAAGGGAACTAGAGTTTCTTGAGAAA GGTGGCAATCCGTTGGATTTCAAATTTGGCAATGCAGCTTCAGTTAGTGTCCAGTCTACTTCTCTCACTAATCAGCAAGCAGAACATTTGGTTACCAG TGATGCAAAAGGTAGTTTTGCACCCACTGCCTCACCTCATGGTGATTCCGTAGAGAGTAGTGGAAGACCAGGGATTCCTGCAGTTTGTGAACCCAGTAGTGCTGACAGTCTCTTACTATTTTCTGGTGAAAATGAGTTGCCTGAAGGTGAAAGGAAGTCTATGAATTCTCGTAAGTGGAATACTGTTTTTCCATCAGAGCAATCTTCTCGAATGGATGGAGCTCAAAATACCAAGGAATCAGAAGATTCTGCTATTTTTCGCCCATATGCTCGAAGGAACAGGTCCAAAATAAATCGAGATGGAGCACGATCTAGTCCAAAAGATATTGTTCAGGGTCGAGGTGGTCATGGCCCTTGTTTACCTGCTCATGTAGCATCGAAGGATGTGAAGGCTTTGACTTCTGAAACAAATAAGCAAAAGGGAAAGAACATACACTGTGTCGATGCCACAAAATTGACAACTTCAGATGGTGATTTGGCTTCAAAGATGATAACTTCTGATAATCAGTTCAACATGGCGTTTGATGGTGGTCAGGCTACAGAAGAAACAACTGATCAATCAAAAGGTGATATATCCGAAAGCAAGGTTGATGTCACATTTTCTAAAAGCTTGATCGATGACCTGCATAAGGAAACTGCTCAAGTTGAGGCTGATAAATCTCCAGTTAACTTGGTTCCTGCAGAGTCTGATCTTGTTGCAGGGAAGGAGCAGGGAGTTTCAACTGGTCTTGAAGAATCACCTGCAACAGGTACAACAAAAGCTGAAAATGGAACTGGTTATAACCAGCTAAATGGGTTTGGTGATGCCAAAAGAGATGAGGAAAAACCAATTGAAGGGCAAAATAGCAGTGTGGCAATAGGGATGAAGGGATTAGATTCAGTGTCCTCTTGCACTCAAAACAGTTTAAGATTAGATGTAAATAATGATAAAGATGtatatataaatccaaaaaatgTTGATTCTAATGGAAAGCTCGTGGAGCAAACATCAGAAAAAGAGGAGTCACTAAACTTAGCTGTTGGTGAAATGGCAAGACAAAACAGTGAGATTAAGGCTGTTGATAATGTTGCTGTTGTTCTTGATACTTATAGATCTGTGATTCAAAATGACTCTCTGAATGATTCTACTGTCAAAGTGGTGGAAGAAACTAGATCTGAATTGCAAAATGAGGTGAGCTGTCTATCCAATGATGAGGCACAACGAAGTAGTCATGCTGTATCAGAAGCTGAAAGGGAAGTTAGTACTGTGCCAGGTGATAATTCTAACTCCTACAAGGAAAACTTTTCGTCTAGTTTGCCTCAAGGTAAAATGGACAACAGTATTTGTGAGATTCCTGACACAACTTTGTTAGGAATAACCTCTATTGCTATTCCTGACACTCAAGCTAGTTTGGATAATCATGTGAAAGTGGTGGACAAGGCACATGAAGATTCCATTATGGAAGAGGCAGGGATTATAGAG GCTAAGCGGAAAAGAATTGCAGAGTTATCTGTTGCTAGCTTATCTATGGAGAACTGCCAAAAATCTCACTGGGACTTTGTTCTTGAGGAAATGGCATGGTTGGCAAATGATTTTGCTCAG GAGCGTCTTTGGAAGATGACTGCTGCTGCTCAAATATGTAGACGTGTTACTTTTACTTTGCGATTGCAACTTGAAGAAAAGAATCAGTATTGGAAACTCAGAAAAGCAGCTTTAATCCTAGCTAATGCTGTCATGGACTTTTGGCATTCAGCACAGTTGCTTCTAAATAGTAGGGATGCAAGTCTTGGTCCAAAAAACTGTGGCTATGATCTAGTGGGATCACAGGCTGATGAAGTTCTTAAGAACAACAATGCAGAACTTGATATG GTTATGGAGAAGGATACAAATAAGGAGCAGCAGCAGCACCCTGGAAATGACAATGAACTTGCTATTCAGGCATATGCtcttagatttttaaaatatagcaGTTCCTCTGTTCCATCACGTCAAGCTGATACAGCAGCAACTTCTGACAGGATATTTGACTCAAGCATTATGGACAGCTCTTGGGATGAACACCTAACTGAA GAAAGCCTCTTCTATGCAGTTCCTTCAGGTGCTATGGAAACCTACCGAAGatctattgaattttatttggtACAGACTGAGGTAAAT AAAATTGAGAGTAACGTGCAAGAGGTGGTTGAAACATCTGTTTATGATGCTGGAGCCG AGTTTCCATATGGCAACTTTGTGTATGATGAGGATGAAGGAGAAACAAGTATGTATTATTTGCCTGGAGCCTTTCAAGGTAGCAAATCGTCAAAACTAAACCAGAAGAAGCGGacaatgaaaattatgaaatcatATCCTCCTGCAAGATCATATGAAATGGGTTCTGATTTGCCTTATGGAAACTGTGCTCAACAATCAACCTTAATGGGTAAAAGGCCTGCAAGTGGTCTAAATGTTGGTCCAATTCCAACGAAACGTGTTCGCACTGGTCCCAGGCAGAGGGTTTTAAGTCTTTTTAGCTGTGCAGCTGCTGCTGGGGGTTTACAAGCTCCAACAAAAACAGATGCTTCTAGTGGAGATAATAATTCTTTTCAGGATGATCAGAGTACTTTGAATGGAGGATTCCAGATCGAGAAAAGCACAGAGGTTGAATCAGTTGGGAACTTTGAAAGTCAGCTACAAAATGACCGTGCAGAACCACCAACAAAagctaaaaagaagaaaaaaaccaaGAATCTT GGTTCTGCATATGATGAGGGTTGGCAACTTGAATCTACTCATAATGAACTG GGGAATTATTCCAAAAAGAGACCTGAGAGTTCTCATTTTGATTCTAATGGAACCAGCG GTTTATTTGGGCAACATAATGCCAAGAAGCTGAAGATAATGAAGCAACAGCTAGATAACACTTTTGACATCACTTCAAATGGATCAATCCCTTCACCAGTAGGGTCCCAGATGAGTAACATGTCCAACTCCAGCAAAATCATCAGATTAATGCATGTTTCTGACAAGAGTAGAAAAGCCAAAACACCCAAg ATGTCTGCTGCTCAGCCTGGTTCTAGTACTCCATGGTCATTACTTGAAGATCAG GCACTTGTTGTCCTTGTACATGACATGGGTCCAAATTGGGATCTCGTAAGTGATGCCATCAACAGTACCCTTCAACTTAAG TGCATATTTCTCAAGCCTAAAGAATGTAAGGAACGCTACAAGATTTTAATGGATAGGAGTGGAGATGGAGCTGACAGTGCTGATGATTTAATGTCTTCTCAGTCATATCCATCCACATTACCTGGCATTCCAAAG GGAAGTGCTAGACAGTTGTTTCAACGTCTGCAAGGGCCAGTAGAAGAGGAGACTCTTAagtctcattttgaaaaaattatacttGTTGGCAAGAAACAGCACTACCGGCGGTGTCAG CATGATAACCAGGATTTGAAGCAGATAGTGCCGGTCCACAATTCTCATGTTAAGTCTCTTTCAGAAGTCTGCCCAAATAACCTAAATGGAGGGGTTCTAAC GCCTCTCGATTTTTGTGATGCCCCTGCATCAAGCAAAGATGTTCTTCCTCTAGGATATCAGGCTAGTAGTTTAGCAATATCGAATCAAGGAGCTGTGGGACCAAGGCTTCCTGCATCTGGAGCAAATTCGTCGCTGCAGGGATCTTCTAATGCGGTTCTTGGCAGTAATTTATCATCACCCTCTGCTACACTCGATGCTTCTGTGAG GGATGGTAGATTTGGTGTTCCAAGAACATCTTTGCCAGCTGATGAGCAGCATAGAGTGCAGCAACATAATCCAGTCTTATCTGGCAGGAATGTCCAGCAGTCCAAATTGACTCTCCCTGGGGCTATTTCTGGGTCAGATCGTGGGGTTCTTATGCTGGCTGGTGGAAATGGTGTGGGCATGATGTGTGGAATAAATAGAAACATGCCAATGTCAAGGCCAGGCTTTCAAGGAATGGTATCATCAACAATGCTAAATTCTGGCAGCATGCTCTCCTCCAATTTGGTGGGAATGCCTAGCCCTGGAAATATGCACTCTGGACCAGGTTCTGGTCAAGGAAACTCTACATTGAGACCTCGGGATACCATTCACATGATGCAA CCTGGTCACAGTCCAGAGAACCAGAGGCAAATGGTGGTACCTGAGCTCCAACTGCACGTTCAAGAGAACAGCCAGGGAATTGCTGCCTTCAATGGGTTGACTTCTGCTTACCCTAATCAATCAACCCCATCGCCTGTTCAGTCATATCCAGGTCATCCCCAGAAGTCCCATGGGCTGAACAACTCTCTTCAGGGTTCTAATGGTTCACAGCAGCAAGCATATGCCATGCGCCTTGCTAAAGAAAGGCAAaggcagcagcagcagcagcagcagcagcagtcTCATATGCATCAGCAACATCAAAAGTTTGCTGTATCTAATGCTTTGAAGCCACATGTCCGACCTCAGACTCAACTTCCCGTATCTTCTCTTCAGAGTAGTTCCCAGATTCAATCTCCAGCTTCAACTCAGGCAGTATCGCTTTCCCCTCTAACACCATCTACGCCAATAACTCCTATGTCATTACATCAGCAACAAAAAAACCACTTGGTGCCTCGTGGGCTTGGTAGGAGTTCCCGACCTGGTGCTAGTGGGTTGAACAATCAGATAGGCCAGCAACAACAGCGGCAGCTTCAACAACAGCAGTTTCAACAATCTGGAAGGCACCACCCTCAGCAACGGCAACAAACACAATCTCAGCAGCAAGCTAAACTTTTGAAGGGAGCAGGGAGGGGGAACATGCAGGTGCATCAGAACCTTTCTGTTGATCCTTCTCCTCTGAATGGCCTTAGCATGGCCTCTAGCAACCAAGCTGCTGAGAAAGGAGAGCAGATGATGCACTTAATGCAAGGTCAGGGCCTGTATTCTGGGTCTGTTATGAGCCCTGTCCAACCATCTAAACCTCCAGTTTCTTCTCAGTCCATGAATCATTCCCAGCCACAGAAAAAGCTACTTTCTGGGGCAGTACCCCCTTCTACAAAGTATCTCCAGCAGATGGCTGCACATTCTGATAATAGTTCTCAAGTTCAGGTTTCCACAGCGCCTTCTGGTCATACACAATCAGATGTGCATCAGTCTGTCCTGCCAGCAGCTATGGGTCCAAACTGCCAGCACTTGCAGCTACAGTCACAATCACATAAAAAGCAAGTTAATCAAAGCCAGCCTACTGTTAAAAGGATGATTCAGCAGAATCAACAAGTGAATTCTGATCCTTCCAGCAAATCTCAAGCTGAGCCAGCCCAAGCTGACCAACAGCCCATGAGTAATGCTTCACTTATGGGTACAGCCACAACAATGGCAATGCCTCAGGCTGCCATTGATTCAGCTGACAATGTATCGGTTGTTTCTCCTTCTGTTGGCCCTCAGTGGAAACCATCAGAATCAGTGTGTGATCTGGGTTTGCCAAATGTGGCCACTCAAGTGGGATCCATGGGGAGCCCTCCTCATCCAAATTCTGCTCGTAGTGATTCGCTACCTTCTGTCAGCCAAGTGTTAGGGAAGAGACAATTATCAGGTAGTCTACCCTCTAATGGGAGTACTGATGGGGCACAGTGGCCACAACAGCCACAGATACAACAATCTTCCACATTGCCACCATCTCAACAACCTTACCAGCAGTTACAAAATCAGCATAGTTTGCTGCCACAACAGCAGCCATTGCAACAGCAGTCGCAACAGCAAACTCTGCATCTACAAACAGTACAGGGAAGCTTGTATCACAGGCCTTCTAATTCTAAGCTGGAATGA